One Acidobacteriota bacterium DNA window includes the following coding sequences:
- a CDS encoding GNAT family N-acetyltransferase codes for MSDSTRVKADIVPYTAEYSTAVRSWIDSAETYASVCRGTVYPPPDDVVDSWQRPGVTAYLLFSEGKPVAYGELWDRKIERAVEIVHLIVDQYKRGRGYGSKMLELLYSRAASRRGVTKVLLNLNPGSEEVLGCCLKAKFELIGAGAISEGLQMMRSVGIRE; via the coding sequence GTGAGCGATTCGACACGCGTTAAGGCCGATATTGTTCCGTACACCGCCGAGTATTCCACGGCGGTTCGTTCCTGGATTGATTCCGCCGAGACGTATGCCAGTGTCTGTCGGGGGACGGTGTACCCGCCGCCGGACGATGTTGTCGATTCCTGGCAGCGGCCGGGGGTGACTGCTTATCTTCTTTTCAGCGAAGGCAAGCCCGTGGCTTACGGTGAGCTGTGGGACCGCAAGATCGAGCGCGCCGTCGAGATCGTTCACCTGATTGTCGACCAGTACAAGCGCGGCCGGGGTTACGGCAGCAAGATGCTGGAGTTGCTTTACAGCCGGGCGGCCTCGAGGCGGGGCGTTACAAAGGTGCTGCTCAACCTCAACCCGGGCAGTGAAGAGGTCCTGGGCTGCTGTCTCAAGGCGAAGTTCGAGCTGATCGGCGCCGGAGCGATTTCCGAGGGCCTGCAAATGATGCGCAGTGTGGGAATACGAGAATAG
- the glmS gene encoding glutamine--fructose-6-phosphate transaminase (isomerizing), which translates to MCGIVGYVGGKQAQPILLKGLKRLEYRGYDSAGLALLTRDGLMISKSVGKISQLEAVLGDQKYDSTHGIAHTRWATHGEPSELNAHPHTDANCEIALVHNGIIENYRTLRAYLARQGYVIRTETDTEILVHLIHYHYNGDLTEAVRVALTEVEGTYGIAVVSSRHPGLIVAARMGSPLVIGDGDGENFVASDISPMLEHTKRVVYLEDGEIAAVTAKDYKITTIQRVGITPRVQEISWSLDMIEKGGYDHFMLKEIHEQPATLRNAIRGRLDREKGIARLNGLNLQYDQLHSIKRVIITACGTSWHAALIGEYMIEETARIPVEVEYASEFRYRSPIVDEATVLLAVSQSGETADTLAAMREAKQRGCTVLGVVNVVGSTIARESDGGVYIHAGPEIGVASTKAFTSQVMVLTLIGNLLGRMRQLSVTQGREMIAAIEKIPEQIERILETEKAIKDIAKEYYKKNNFLYLGRGINFPVALEGALKLKEISYIHAEGYPAAEMKHGPIALIDENMPVVVIALKDTVYDKVMSNIAEVQARRGRVIAIATEGDEEIAERVDHVIYVPHTNRRLTPLLSVIPLQLLAYHMAVLRGCHVDQPRNLAKSVTVE; encoded by the coding sequence ATGTGTGGAATTGTCGGATATGTTGGGGGCAAGCAGGCGCAGCCGATCCTGCTCAAGGGCCTTAAGCGTCTGGAATACCGCGGGTATGACTCCGCCGGGCTGGCCCTGCTGACCCGTGACGGGCTGATGATCTCCAAGTCGGTCGGCAAAATCAGCCAACTCGAGGCCGTCCTGGGTGACCAGAAGTATGACAGCACACACGGCATTGCGCACACGCGATGGGCAACCCACGGGGAGCCCAGCGAATTGAACGCCCATCCCCATACCGATGCCAACTGCGAGATTGCCCTGGTTCACAACGGCATCATCGAAAACTACCGCACCCTCAGGGCGTACCTGGCACGCCAGGGGTACGTTATTCGAACCGAAACCGATACGGAAATCCTGGTTCACCTGATTCACTACCACTACAACGGCGATCTTACCGAGGCGGTGCGCGTGGCCCTCACGGAGGTTGAGGGCACCTACGGCATTGCCGTCGTCTCGTCGCGTCATCCGGGACTGATTGTCGCCGCTCGCATGGGATCACCGCTTGTGATCGGTGACGGCGACGGTGAGAACTTCGTGGCCTCGGACATCTCACCGATGCTGGAGCACACGAAGCGGGTGGTATATCTCGAAGACGGCGAAATCGCGGCAGTCACGGCGAAGGATTACAAGATTACCACCATCCAGAGGGTCGGTATCACCCCGCGCGTCCAGGAGATAAGCTGGTCGCTGGATATGATCGAGAAGGGCGGCTATGATCATTTCATGCTCAAGGAGATCCACGAGCAGCCGGCCACGTTGCGCAACGCCATCCGCGGCCGCCTTGACCGCGAAAAGGGGATTGCCCGCCTGAACGGCCTTAACCTTCAGTACGACCAGCTCCACAGCATCAAGCGGGTTATCATAACGGCCTGCGGTACCTCGTGGCACGCGGCTTTGATCGGCGAGTACATGATCGAAGAGACGGCACGCATACCGGTTGAGGTGGAGTATGCATCCGAGTTCCGGTACCGGTCACCGATAGTCGACGAAGCCACGGTGCTTCTTGCGGTCAGCCAGTCCGGCGAGACGGCCGACACCCTGGCGGCCATGCGTGAGGCCAAGCAGCGCGGCTGCACCGTGCTCGGTGTGGTCAACGTAGTCGGCTCAACCATCGCCCGTGAATCCGATGGCGGCGTGTACATCCACGCCGGGCCGGAAATCGGCGTTGCCTCCACCAAGGCCTTTACCTCGCAGGTCATGGTGCTGACCCTGATCGGCAACCTGCTCGGTCGCATGCGCCAACTCTCGGTCACGCAGGGTCGGGAGATGATCGCGGCCATCGAGAAGATTCCCGAGCAGATCGAGCGTATACTCGAGACGGAGAAGGCCATCAAGGACATCGCCAAGGAGTACTACAAGAAGAACAATTTCCTGTATCTCGGCCGCGGGATCAACTTCCCGGTGGCCCTCGAGGGCGCTCTCAAGCTCAAGGAGATTTCATATATCCACGCTGAAGGGTATCCCGCCGCCGAAATGAAACACGGCCCGATTGCGCTCATCGATGAGAACATGCCCGTCGTCGTGATTGCGTTAAAGGACACCGTGTACGACAAGGTGATGTCGAATATCGCCGAAGTCCAGGCCAGAAGAGGACGGGTGATTGCCATTGCCACCGAGGGTGACGAAGAAATAGCCGAGCGGGTCGACCACGTCATCTACGTGCCGCACACCAACCGGCGGCTGACGCCGCTACTTTCGGTCATCCCGCTTCAGCTGCTTGCATACCACATGGCCGTTCTGCGAGGGTGCCACGTCGATCAGCCCCGCAACCTGGCCAAGTCCGTGACGGTGGAGTAG
- a CDS encoding class I SAM-dependent methyltransferase, translating into MKTNRMYDEFAHLWPLISAPEDYAHEASFWRNAIREKLGQGRHEILELGVGGGNNLSHLTSDFSAVAVDISEKMLANSIKLNPGVEHHVGDMRTVRLGRLFDAVLIHDAINYMLTEDDLRAVLGTAWMHLRPGGILVMSPDNFKETFADGFMRHGTHSDGTTELTYVQYEYDPDPDDTTTETLFIFFIREGGKVRVEQDLHVTGLFPRQRWLDLMEAAGFAAEEYDYPVHEHTDQGSLLVGLKP; encoded by the coding sequence GTGAAAACCAACAGGATGTACGATGAGTTTGCCCACCTGTGGCCGTTGATCAGCGCCCCTGAAGACTACGCCCACGAGGCCTCGTTCTGGCGGAATGCGATCCGTGAAAAGCTCGGGCAGGGGAGGCACGAAATCCTTGAGCTCGGCGTCGGCGGGGGGAACAACCTGTCGCATCTGACTTCGGATTTCAGCGCCGTGGCGGTCGATATTTCTGAGAAAATGCTGGCCAACTCGATAAAGCTCAACCCCGGCGTGGAGCATCACGTGGGCGACATGCGCACGGTTCGGCTTGGCAGGCTCTTTGACGCCGTCCTGATCCACGATGCTATCAACTATATGCTGACCGAAGACGACCTGCGGGCGGTGCTCGGCACGGCCTGGATGCACCTCAGACCGGGCGGTATCCTTGTCATGTCGCCGGATAATTTCAAAGAGACGTTTGCCGACGGGTTCATGAGGCACGGCACCCATAGCGACGGAACCACCGAACTGACGTACGTCCAATACGAGTATGATCCTGACCCCGACGACACCACCACGGAGACGCTTTTTATATTCTTTATCCGCGAAGGGGGAAAAGTGCGGGTGGAGCAGGATCTGCACGTAACCGGCCTGTTTCCACGGCAGCGCTGGCTGGACCTGATGGAGGCCGCCGGGTTTGCCGCCGAGGAATATGATTACCCCGTGCACGAGCATACCGATCAGGGGAGCCTTCTTGTTGGACTGAAGCCGTAG
- a CDS encoding acyl-CoA dehydrogenase family protein, which translates to MIDFSFTENQLAVKDMARELASRVVSPTIQEYDREQKMNPDLLPAMAQANLLGFCIPEEYGGLGMDYISLGLACEELEYSDTSARVILSVHIGLFSLPVLTWADEEQKRKYLVPAAKGEKVATFGLTEPAAGSDAVGIQTTAVRDADHWVLNGEKMWISLADVADYFLIFAWTDQEKKRRRDHSGISAFIVERDFDGVTTGAIHGKLGVRAGNTGYISFQDVRVPAGNLVYREGQGFKIAMFCLDQGRYTVAAGSCGLIRACRDACVKYSGERKTFEKPIGEHQLVKQMIANMEAGYELSSGLWLKAGWLKNRGKRSTRATSLAKWVACREAEAAAANAVQVFGAYGFSDEYPVERFYRNAKGASMYEGTREIHTLMQAEYALGIRQDKELERDLPVVEQ; encoded by the coding sequence ATGATAGATTTCAGCTTTACGGAAAACCAGTTGGCCGTCAAAGACATGGCCCGCGAACTGGCGTCAAGGGTGGTATCGCCCACTATCCAGGAGTACGACAGGGAGCAGAAGATGAACCCGGACCTGCTGCCGGCCATGGCCCAGGCTAACCTGCTGGGTTTCTGCATCCCGGAAGAATACGGCGGCCTCGGCATGGACTATATTTCCCTCGGCCTGGCCTGCGAAGAACTGGAATACAGCGACACCTCCGCCCGCGTCATCCTTTCCGTTCACATCGGCCTGTTCTCCCTGCCGGTACTGACCTGGGCCGATGAGGAGCAAAAGCGGAAATACCTGGTTCCGGCGGCAAAGGGTGAAAAGGTGGCCACGTTCGGCCTGACCGAACCGGCGGCCGGTTCCGACGCCGTCGGCATCCAGACGACGGCCGTCCGGGATGCCGACCACTGGGTGCTCAACGGCGAGAAGATGTGGATTTCGCTGGCCGACGTAGCCGACTACTTCCTGATATTCGCCTGGACCGACCAAGAGAAAAAAAGACGGCGGGATCATTCCGGCATCTCGGCCTTTATTGTCGAGCGTGATTTCGATGGTGTGACCACGGGCGCCATTCACGGCAAACTGGGCGTGCGCGCCGGCAACACCGGGTACATCTCGTTTCAGGACGTCAGGGTGCCGGCCGGCAACCTTGTCTATCGCGAAGGGCAGGGGTTCAAAATCGCGATGTTCTGCCTGGACCAGGGGCGCTACACCGTGGCGGCCGGTTCCTGCGGCCTTATCCGGGCCTGCCGCGACGCCTGTGTGAAGTACTCGGGCGAACGGAAGACCTTTGAAAAACCCATCGGCGAACATCAGCTCGTCAAGCAGATGATTGCCAACATGGAGGCAGGCTATGAGCTTTCTTCGGGCCTCTGGCTCAAGGCCGGGTGGCTGAAGAACCGGGGAAAACGCTCGACCAGGGCCACCTCGCTGGCCAAGTGGGTCGCCTGCCGGGAGGCCGAAGCCGCCGCCGCCAACGCCGTGCAGGTGTTTGGGGCCTACGGGTTCTCGGACGAGTACCCGGTCGAACGCTTCTACCGCAACGCCAAGGGAGCCTCAATGTACGAGGGAACGCGGGAGATTCACACCCTCATGCAGGCCGAGTACGCCCTGGGGATACGCCAAGACAAGGAACTCGAGCGCGACCTGCCGGTGGTTGAGCAGTGA
- a CDS encoding inositol monophosphatase family protein encodes MKEKPSKAELRRLLAFAGQTATEAGDILRRGFARSVRVSFKGRIDPVTEYDLKSERYIIGRIEKTWPGHAILSEEGCAVSREAAYRWLVDPLDGTVNYSHGFPVYCVSLGLQYEGRPVLGCVYDPERRELFSAGRGLGAYLNGRRIRVSTQRNLERALLATGFAYNIGSARRNNLGLFARMSKKAQGLRRPGSAAIDLCWLAAGRIDGFWELYLHPWDTAAAVVIVAEAGGRVTRLDGRTYSVFDEDLLASNGHLHRSMKAILHGR; translated from the coding sequence ATGAAGGAAAAGCCGTCGAAGGCCGAGTTGAGAAGGCTGCTGGCGTTTGCCGGGCAAACGGCCACCGAGGCCGGCGATATCCTGAGGCGGGGCTTTGCCCGGTCTGTCCGGGTCTCCTTTAAGGGCCGGATAGACCCCGTGACGGAGTACGACCTGAAATCCGAGAGGTACATTATCGGCCGGATTGAAAAGACCTGGCCCGGCCATGCCATCCTGAGCGAGGAAGGCTGTGCGGTATCAAGGGAGGCCGCCTATCGGTGGCTCGTGGACCCGCTGGACGGGACCGTCAACTACTCACATGGTTTCCCGGTCTACTGCGTCTCGCTGGGGCTTCAATACGAGGGCCGGCCGGTGCTTGGCTGCGTGTACGATCCTGAGCGGCGAGAGCTGTTTTCGGCAGGCCGGGGTCTCGGGGCTTATCTGAACGGCCGCAGGATTCGGGTCTCGACACAGCGGAATCTGGAGCGCGCCCTGCTTGCGACCGGCTTTGCGTACAACATCGGCAGCGCGCGACGAAACAACCTCGGCCTGTTCGCCCGCATGTCCAAGAAAGCCCAGGGCCTCAGGCGACCGGGGTCGGCCGCCATCGATCTTTGCTGGCTGGCGGCGGGAAGAATCGACGGTTTCTGGGAGCTGTATCTTCACCCTTGGGATACGGCCGCGGCCGTGGTCATTGTGGCGGAGGCAGGCGGCAGGGTGACGCGCCTGGACGGGCGAACTTACTCCGTTTTTGACGAGGACCTTCTGGCTTCCAACGGCCACCTGCACCGGTCCATGAAGGCGATCCTGCACGGCCGGTAG
- a CDS encoding ABC transporter ATP-binding protein, giving the protein MAAGSFHEEEALGKAYDARLMKRLLAYLRPHRPIVTLAILLLLVGSVLQISFVKLTQLAIDDAIKNVQLSAEGRVDRLGLYALAFLGAVLLAFATRYAQTFITIWLGQKVLHDIRTQVIRHIQRLHVSYFDRNPVGRLLTRVTSDVNVLNELFSSGVVTIIGDVFSLALIIGAMLYFNWQLALITFAVVPLLAAVSFIFRLKVRNVYREVRGRVARLNAFLQEHITGIRVVQLFTREKQTFEQFDAINTDLRAAHFRSIYYYAVYFPVVEVIGTLAVALVLYFGGMRIQGGLLTFGQLVAFITLTEMFYRPIRDLSEKYNVLQASMASSERIFGLLDTQPAVEPPAERKEDGPFRGRISVEGLWFAYHDEDWVLRDVSFEVEPGQKVAIVGATGAGKSSLISLLYRFYDYQKGSIKFDGTDIRELPLARLRGHLGLVLQDVFLFSGDLAGNVRLRDTGISDEQVRRALDRVGFTRFLDRFPDGIHTEVRERGATLSTGQKQLLSFARALAFDPDVLILDEATSSVDTETEQLIQKALDELLRGRTSIVIAHRLSTIEKADKIIVLHHGRLRESGRHHELLARKGIYHKLYLMQYKNETVATSLETGAAGR; this is encoded by the coding sequence ATGGCGGCTGGATCATTCCACGAAGAAGAAGCGCTGGGCAAAGCGTACGACGCGCGGCTGATGAAACGGCTGCTGGCCTACCTGCGGCCGCACCGACCGATTGTCACGCTTGCCATTCTCCTTCTTCTGGTTGGTTCCGTGCTGCAGATCTCGTTCGTCAAGCTGACCCAGCTGGCGATTGACGACGCCATCAAGAACGTTCAACTGTCGGCCGAAGGCCGCGTGGACCGGCTCGGTCTGTACGCTCTTGCCTTCCTGGGTGCGGTGCTGCTGGCCTTCGCCACTCGCTATGCGCAGACGTTCATTACTATCTGGCTCGGACAGAAGGTGCTGCACGACATTCGCACGCAGGTGATCCGTCATATACAGAGGCTGCACGTATCCTACTTTGACAGGAATCCCGTCGGGCGCCTGCTGACGAGAGTCACCAGTGACGTGAACGTTCTCAACGAGCTGTTCTCATCGGGCGTGGTGACGATCATTGGTGACGTTTTCTCGCTGGCCCTTATTATCGGGGCCATGCTGTATTTCAACTGGCAACTCGCCCTGATCACGTTTGCGGTCGTGCCGCTGCTGGCCGCGGTGTCGTTCATATTTCGTCTCAAGGTGCGCAACGTCTACCGTGAGGTGCGCGGGCGCGTGGCCCGGTTGAACGCCTTTCTCCAGGAGCATATCACGGGGATACGGGTGGTGCAGCTCTTTACGCGCGAAAAGCAAACGTTCGAGCAGTTTGACGCCATCAACACCGACCTGAGGGCGGCTCATTTCCGCTCGATTTATTACTATGCAGTCTATTTCCCCGTCGTGGAGGTCATCGGCACGCTGGCTGTTGCCCTGGTTCTGTATTTCGGCGGCATGCGCATTCAGGGCGGACTGCTGACCTTCGGGCAACTGGTCGCTTTCATCACGCTCACCGAGATGTTCTACCGCCCTATTCGTGACCTCTCGGAAAAGTACAACGTTCTGCAGGCTTCGATGGCCTCATCCGAGCGGATTTTCGGACTTCTCGACACCCAGCCGGCCGTTGAACCGCCGGCGGAGCGTAAGGAGGACGGTCCGTTCAGGGGAAGGATATCGGTGGAGGGGCTGTGGTTTGCCTATCATGACGAGGACTGGGTGCTCAGGGATGTATCCTTTGAGGTCGAACCGGGCCAGAAGGTGGCCATCGTGGGAGCCACCGGGGCAGGCAAGAGTTCGCTCATCTCCCTGCTGTACCGCTTTTACGATTACCAGAAAGGCTCCATAAAGTTTGACGGCACGGACATCAGGGAGCTTCCACTGGCCCGGTTGCGGGGCCACCTCGGGCTGGTGCTGCAGGACGTGTTTCTTTTCAGCGGCGACCTGGCGGGAAACGTGCGGCTCCGCGACACCGGTATCAGCGACGAGCAGGTCCGCCGGGCGCTCGACCGGGTCGGCTTTACCCGTTTCCTGGATCGTTTTCCCGACGGCATTCACACCGAGGTCCGGGAACGGGGGGCGACGCTTTCGACGGGCCAGAAGCAGCTGCTTTCGTTCGCGCGTGCTCTGGCCTTTGACCCCGACGTCCTGATACTCGATGAGGCGACAAGCTCCGTCGACACCGAAACGGAACAACTGATTCAAAAAGCCCTTGACGAACTTCTCAGAGGCAGAACGTCCATAGTGATCGCGCACCGCCTTTCCACCATCGAGAAAGCTGACAAGATTATAGTCCTTCATCACGGCCGGTTGCGTGAGTCGGGCCGGCATCACGAGCTGCTGGCCCGCAAGGGGATTTACCATAAACTGTATCTCATGCAGTACAAGAATGAGACCGTCGCGACTTCACTGGAAACGGGAGCAGCCGGACGATGA
- the glmM gene encoding phosphoglucosamine mutase: protein MKKRQLIASTSGIRGIVGSGLDPELVAAYGAAFGTLLKNGTVVVGCDTRPSGDMVRRAVTAGLVSVGVNVVDIGVVPTPTVGIAVRELGASGGVCVTASHNPAQWNALKFFNGTGRFITPRQFESLQGILTHRRFAYRPADRLGKFTCWQGWIDRHIKRILSLSILDRPAIKRRKFRVVVDAVNGAGSVALPKLLEKLGVEVFAINCDADGNFVRGPEPVPQNLRQLAQAVQRHQADLGMACDPDADRLALVDERGRPIGEELTLTIAVLEVLKRVHGPTVINLSTSRATADVAKALGSRVSYSKVGESNVVEAMRRKKAVIGGEGNGGVIFPAFHAGRDALIASALVLQALARGTGSLSELAKTFPRYYSIKSKASLPGDFAIRLKRFETKAHRLLGKVKVDRRDGLRFDFADGWLQLRASNTEPIFRLIVETSERQLTRALHAKVMSYFI, encoded by the coding sequence ATGAAGAAGCGGCAACTCATAGCGTCAACGTCGGGCATTCGCGGCATTGTTGGCAGCGGGCTTGACCCTGAACTCGTGGCCGCGTACGGAGCTGCGTTCGGCACCTTGCTGAAAAACGGCACCGTGGTGGTAGGCTGCGACACCAGGCCGTCCGGCGATATGGTCCGTCGGGCCGTGACGGCCGGGCTGGTCTCCGTCGGCGTAAACGTGGTCGATATCGGTGTGGTCCCGACACCGACCGTCGGGATCGCGGTCCGCGAGCTTGGGGCGTCGGGCGGTGTCTGCGTGACGGCGTCGCACAACCCGGCTCAATGGAATGCCCTGAAGTTCTTTAACGGCACGGGCCGGTTCATAACGCCCCGGCAGTTCGAGTCGCTACAGGGCATTCTCACGCATCGCCGCTTTGCCTACCGTCCGGCCGACCGGCTGGGTAAGTTCACGTGCTGGCAGGGGTGGATCGACCGTCACATCAAGAGAATACTGAGTCTGTCAATACTTGACCGGCCGGCCATAAAGAGGCGGAAATTCCGAGTTGTCGTCGACGCCGTCAACGGTGCCGGGTCGGTTGCCCTGCCGAAACTTCTGGAAAAGCTCGGCGTCGAGGTGTTCGCAATCAATTGTGACGCCGACGGCAACTTTGTGCGTGGTCCGGAGCCGGTGCCGCAAAACCTCCGGCAGCTGGCGCAGGCGGTGCAGCGGCACCAGGCCGATCTCGGGATGGCGTGCGATCCGGATGCCGACCGGCTGGCCTTGGTGGACGAGCGCGGCAGACCCATAGGGGAGGAACTCACCCTTACCATTGCCGTGCTCGAAGTGCTCAAGCGGGTGCACGGACCGACCGTGATAAACCTTTCCACGTCGCGCGCTACGGCGGACGTGGCCAAGGCGCTCGGGTCACGGGTGTCTTACTCCAAAGTAGGTGAGTCGAACGTGGTGGAGGCGATGCGCCGGAAAAAGGCGGTGATCGGCGGTGAGGGCAACGGCGGCGTGATATTTCCCGCTTTCCATGCGGGTCGCGATGCACTGATCGCCTCGGCCCTGGTGCTGCAGGCCCTGGCGAGAGGAACCGGCAGCCTTTCGGAGCTTGCAAAAACATTTCCCAGGTATTATAGTATAAAGTCCAAAGCGTCTCTTCCGGGTGATTTCGCCATCAGACTCAAACGCTTCGAAACAAAAGCACACCGGCTGCTCGGAAAGGTGAAAGTCGACCGTCGTGACGGGTTGCGCTTTGACTTTGCGGATGGCTGGTTGCAGTTGCGGGCATCGAATACGGAGCCGATTTTCAGGTTGATAGTCGAGACCAGCGAAAGGCAACTGACGCGTGCCCTGCACGCGAAGGTCATGAGCTACTTCATATAA
- a CDS encoding LysE family transporter, which yields MELAVLFFNSFVIGFSGALMPGPLLAVGIAETPRHGWQTGPVISAGHALAEIAVVILLAVGVATLTGNENVTRLIGVVGGAALLLMGGMMGYDAVTGRVAYASDDGPGRSRHRLAGKGITATLSNPYWFIWWATVGLALLVKARHFGIVGPVVFYFGHILSDFVWYTFVSVLLWKGRRLIMGRGLRILILACAAFLLYLGGSFIYDGLTGAL from the coding sequence ATGGAACTGGCCGTACTGTTTTTCAATTCCTTCGTTATCGGGTTTTCGGGTGCCCTGATGCCGGGGCCGCTGCTGGCCGTGGGGATCGCGGAGACTCCCCGGCACGGCTGGCAGACCGGTCCGGTGATTTCGGCGGGTCATGCGCTGGCCGAGATCGCGGTCGTGATCCTGCTGGCCGTCGGCGTGGCAACGCTGACCGGGAATGAGAACGTCACCAGACTGATCGGCGTGGTCGGCGGCGCCGCGCTGCTGCTCATGGGCGGTATGATGGGTTACGACGCCGTGACCGGGCGAGTGGCGTATGCTTCCGACGACGGGCCGGGCCGCTCACGGCACCGGCTGGCCGGTAAGGGCATCACGGCCACGCTGTCGAATCCCTATTGGTTCATCTGGTGGGCCACGGTAGGTCTGGCTCTGCTCGTCAAGGCCAGGCACTTCGGCATTGTCGGGCCGGTGGTGTTCTATTTCGGCCACATCCTGTCGGACTTCGTCTGGTATACATTCGTGTCCGTTCTTCTTTGGAAGGGCCGTCGGCTCATTATGGGTCGGGGTCTCAGGATTTTGATCCTGGCGTGCGCCGCTTTCCTGCTGTACCTTGGTGGCAGCTTCATTTACGACGGCCTGACGGGAGCGCTGTAG
- a CDS encoding enoyl-CoA hydratase-related protein, which yields MTEYKNLVVEQKDDVLVVTVNRPRALNALNKETVAELQQLFSYHWSDDAVKCVILTGAGEKAFVAGADIPELAELDARSGTELAARGQYLMKTIQNFPKPVIAAVNGFALGGGCELAMACDFRLASENARFGQPEVNLGIIPGYGGTQRLPRLVGRGKAMQLIFTGEIISAAEAHRIGLADEVYPLDQLMDKAMEMAKLICGKAPVAVAIAKECINRGLDVNLTAGCDLEKVNFGQTCGTGDKNEGMEAFQEKRKPKFTGH from the coding sequence ATGACCGAGTACAAGAACCTTGTGGTGGAACAAAAGGACGATGTTCTCGTCGTTACCGTCAATCGGCCGCGCGCGCTCAACGCGCTGAACAAAGAAACCGTAGCCGAGCTTCAACAGCTTTTCAGCTACCACTGGTCTGATGACGCCGTGAAGTGTGTGATCCTGACCGGGGCCGGTGAGAAGGCGTTTGTGGCCGGGGCAGACATACCGGAACTGGCCGAACTGGACGCCCGCTCGGGAACGGAACTGGCCGCTCGCGGACAGTACCTGATGAAGACCATCCAGAACTTTCCCAAGCCCGTTATTGCCGCCGTCAACGGCTTCGCCCTCGGCGGCGGTTGCGAGCTGGCCATGGCCTGTGATTTTCGTCTGGCCTCCGAAAACGCCAGATTCGGCCAGCCGGAGGTCAACCTGGGCATCATTCCCGGTTATGGTGGTACCCAGCGTCTGCCGCGCCTGGTCGGGCGGGGTAAGGCCATGCAGTTGATCTTCACGGGGGAAATAATCTCTGCCGCGGAAGCCCACCGGATCGGCCTGGCCGACGAGGTCTACCCGCTGGATCAACTGATGGATAAGGCGATGGAGATGGCCAAACTGATCTGCGGCAAGGCGCCCGTTGCCGTGGCTATCGCCAAGGAGTGCATCAACCGTGGTCTTGATGTCAACCTGACGGCGGGTTGCGATCTCGAAAAGGTGAACTTTGGGCAGACGTGCGGCACCGGCGACAAGAACGAGGGCATGGAAGCTTTCCAGGAGAAGCGCAAGCCCAAGTTTACCGGGCACTGA